The window CCCGGCTCGACCCGATGCTGCTCGTCCCGGCGATGGCGCACGCGGCGCAGCAGCTGGGCTTCGTGGTGACGGCCTCGACGGTGTTCGAGCCGCCGTTCGCCAACGCCCGCCGCTTCTCCACCCTCGACCACCTCACCCGCGGCCGCGTCGGGTGGAACGTCGTGACGTCGAGCTTCGCCGAGAGCGCGTCGGCCAACTTCGGCCGGCCGATGGTCCCCCACGACGAGCGCTACGCCATGGCCGAGGACCACCTGCTCACCACCTACGCGGTCCTCGAGGGCTCCTGGGAGGACGACGCCGTGCTGGCCGACAAGGCCAGCCGCACCTACGCGGACCCCGCCAAGGTCCACCGGGTCACGCGCACGGGCCCGTACTTCTCCGTGGACGGGTACAGCAACACCGCGGCCTCCCCCCAGCGCACGCCCGTCCTGTTCCAGGCGGGGACGTCGAAGGCGGGGCTGGGCGTGGGCGCGCGGCACGCGGAGTGCGTCTTCCTGCAGGGCTCCACCAAGGCCAGGCTCGCCGAGCACGTGGCGACGCTGGACCGGCTCGCGGTCGAGGCCGGGCGAGCACCTGGATCCGTGAAGACGATGGTGGGGCTGTCCGTCGTCGTCGCCCCCACCCGGGAGGAGGCGGAGCGCCGGTACGCCGAGTACCTGGCGCTGAACACCCGCGAGAGCGCCATCGCCAGCTACGCGCTGTTCACCGGCATCGACCTCGGCGCGCACGACCCGGACGCACCGTTCGCGGGGATCCGCACCGAGATGGGCCAGAGCCAGGTCGAGCGGCACGCGCGGACCGACGGGCCCGGTCCTACGGTGGGCGACGTGATCGAAGCGCACCGCACGCGGGGCTCCCGGGGCATGGTGGCCGTCGGGTCCCCCGACGACGTGGTCGAGCAGGTCCTCGACCTTGCCGACTCCACCGGCGTGGACGGGTTCCTCCTGGAGCCGTTCGTGCAGCCGGGGTCGGTCGTGGACGTCGCCGAGCACGTGGTGCCGCGCCTGCGCGCCGCCGGCCGGTTCCGCACCGAGTACACCGAGGACACCCTGCGCGAGCGGATGTTCGGGGCGGGGCGCCGGCACCTGCCGGCCGACCACCCCGGCGCCGCCGCACGCACCTGGGCCACCGCGTGAGCCCCGCCGACCTCGTCTCGGTGGACGACGCGGTGCGCCGCGGTGATGCCGC is drawn from Quadrisphaera setariae and contains these coding sequences:
- a CDS encoding NtaA/DmoA family FMN-dependent monooxygenase (This protein belongs to a clade of FMN-dependent monooxygenases, within a broader family of flavin-dependent oxidoreductases, the luciferase-like monooxygenase (LMM) family, some of whose members use coenzyme F420 rather than FMN.); translation: MPSTSGDEKQIKLGLFETPVLNVGGMTTWTHPENQTHRYADLSYWVETAQRLQDATFDFCFLADSYGHGEIGGARPDVNAREAMELPRLDPMLLVPAMAHAAQQLGFVVTASTVFEPPFANARRFSTLDHLTRGRVGWNVVTSSFAESASANFGRPMVPHDERYAMAEDHLLTTYAVLEGSWEDDAVLADKASRTYADPAKVHRVTRTGPYFSVDGYSNTAASPQRTPVLFQAGTSKAGLGVGARHAECVFLQGSTKARLAEHVATLDRLAVEAGRAPGSVKTMVGLSVVVAPTREEAERRYAEYLALNTRESAIASYALFTGIDLGAHDPDAPFAGIRTEMGQSQVERHARTDGPGPTVGDVIEAHRTRGSRGMVAVGSPDDVVEQVLDLADSTGVDGFLLEPFVQPGSVVDVAEHVVPRLRAAGRFRTEYTEDTLRERMFGAGRRHLPADHPGAAARTWATA